One window from the genome of Eucalyptus grandis isolate ANBG69807.140 chromosome 7, ASM1654582v1, whole genome shotgun sequence encodes:
- the LOC104455472 gene encoding uncharacterized protein LOC104455472, which yields MDDTVHNQAERETMVNPFKIYKPLLRATMRLAGLRPQKIEIEPGTVMNIWAPTRSKKNANNGKKPAVVFLHGFVGDGILTWQFQVLALAGDYAVYVPDLLFFGGSSTGDGRWTLGFQAECLARGLAKLGVQQCTVVGFSYGAMMTFRLAKLQPELVESVVATCSGPVVTESLSRECLERLGFPTLSEFLLPDSASALKKLLEIGSFHFPRLPKCVFKHALEVLFDCRKERAELLEALVIPDKDFAFPQYSQKVHLVWGENDRIFPVEVAKSLKEYVYRFPINTNRDIDDPPPPPVASIGPNPNINADATDASIVAS from the exons ATGGACGACACTGTGCATAATCAAGCTGAGAGAGAGACAATGGTGAACCCTTTCAAGATTTACAAGCCCTTGTTGCGAGCGACCATGAGGCTCGCCGGATTGAGACCTCAAAAGATCGAGATCGAACCGGGGACTGTCATGAACATCTGGGCTCCGACCCGATCCAAGAAGAATGCCAACAACGGTAAAAAACCTGCCGTCGTCTTCCTCCACGGCTTCGTTGGCGACGGCATCCTGACGTGGCAGTTCCAAGTCCTCGCCCTTGCTGGGGACTATGCGGTCTACGTGCCGGACCTCCTCTTCTTCGGTGGTTCCTCTACCGGCGATGGCCGCTGGACTTTGGGATTCCAGGCGGAGTGCCTGGCAAGGGGGCTGGCAAAGCTGGGAGTGCAGCAGTGCACAGTGGTCGGGTTCAGCTACGGCGCGATGATGACGTTCAGGCTGGCCAAGTTGCAGCCTGAGCTGGTCGAGTCGGTGGTGGCGACGTGCTCTGGCCCGGTGGTGACGGAGTCGCTGAGCCGAGAGTGCTTAGAGAGGTTGGGGTTTCCGACGTTGTCGGAATTTCTGTTGCCTGATTCGGCGAGTGCACTAAAGAAGTTGCTTGAAATTGGCAGCTTCCACTTCCCTAGACTCCCCAAATGTGTTTTCAAGCACGCTCTAGAG GTCTTGTTTGACTGCAGAAAAGAGAGAGCCGAATTGCTGGAGGCTTTGGTCATTCCAGACAAAGATTTCGCTTTCCCACAGTACTCTCAG AAGGTGCATCTGGTTTGGGGCGAGAATGACAGGATCTTCCCTGTTGAAGTAGCCAAATCACTGAAAGAGTATGTTTACAGATTTCCAATTAATA CGAACCGTGACATCGACGACCCTCCGCCTCCACCTGTTGCCTCCATTGGCCCCAACCCCAACATCAACGCCGACGCCACCGATGCCTCCATTGTCGCCTCCTAA